The DNA segment TAAGCTGGGCGGTAATCATTGCGGTTCCCTGCACAAGCAGTTCGAGATAGAGCCCGGCCAGACGATCCGCGCAGTATTGATGCTCGGAGCAGGTGGAGCTGAACAGGGCAAAAAGACTCGCAAGATGTTTGCTGATCACTCAGTAGTAGATAAGGCGTTCGAGCAAATCAAGAATTACTGGCGGTCCAGGCTTGCGAATTATCAGTGCATCACACCTGACGAAGGTGCTAATGTAATGCTCAATACCTGGACGCCTTACCAGGCAGCGACTTGTGTTACATGGTCGCGGTTTGCATCGTTCATTGAGGTGGGCGGACGTACAGGTCTTGGCTATCGCGATACCGCGCAGGATACGATCAGTTCATCTTATCTGCAGCCGGATAAGGTTAAGCAGAGACTTGTCGAGTTGATGCGAGCCCAGACGTCCGAAGGATTCGGGCTGCATCTTTTCGATCCTGCAATGATGGACGAAAGTGGAGACGCCAAAGCGAATCTGCCAACGGTGCTGCTGTCTGGCGATTCGGATCAGAGTGTTCATATTCCAGAGCTCAAGGATGTTTGCTCGGATGACGCCCTCTGGCTCGTTGCTGCAGTGTGCGAGTATCTCAAGGAAACGGGCGATATCGATTTCCTGGAAACGGAAGTGACTTTTGCCGACGAAGGCTCAGCCACGGTTTACGAACATTTGAAGAAGGCCCTGGATTTCTCCGCCAAACACGTCGCGGACAATGGTATATGTCAAGGACTGCGTGCCGACTGGAATGATTGCATCAATCTGCGGGGCGGCCAGTCTTCAATGGTGACATTCATGCACTACTGGGCGCTTAGGCTGTTTAACGAGGTTGCGGCATATCTGAACCGTGACGATGACTCGGAAAGATACAGTGAAATCGCCAGCCGGATAAAGCAGGCTGCTGCGGCAAATCTCTGGGATGGACAATGGTATCTGCGAGGTTTCACAGCCGAGGGTCGCAAGATCGGCACTGACGAAGACGAAGAGGGCAAGCTGTTTTTGAACGCGCAAAGCTGGGCCGTGATGAGTGGTCTCAGCGAACATGACAAGGCGATTCGGGCAATGGATGCGGCTTACGATAAACTGTTCGACAGGTACGGACTGCACCTGCTCTGGCCCGCGTATTCCAAGCCTGATGACGGTGTCGGCTTCGTGACCCGGGTTTACAAGGGCATCAAGGAGAACGCTTCGATATTCTCGCATCCAAATCCGTGGGCGATCATTGCTGAGTGCATGCTCGGCCGCGGCGACAGGGCCTTCGAGTACTATACCGCAATGCTGCCTTTCTACCAGAACGACATGATGGAAATTCGTCAGGCCGAGCCGTATTCATATTGTCAGTTCGTTATGGGCAAAGATCATACTGACCACGGCAGGGCGAGGCATCCGTGGCTGACCGGCTCGGCGGGGTGGTTCTACACTGCCGCAACAAAATGGATCCTCGGCGTGCGCCCTACGTTTAAGGGCCTGGAGGTCGATCCATGCGTTCCGAAGGACTGGGATGAGTTTTCCATCGTTCGTAAATGGCGCGGCTCGACATTCAATATCTCAGTCAAAAATCCTGACCACGTTTCAAAGGGCGTAAAGAGCATCAAACTCAACGGCCAGGAAATTACCGGCCTAATACCCGTTCAGCAGCCAGGAACCGACAATGATGTTCAGGTTTTAATGGGTTGATGGCCCTGGACGTTAACTCTTGGCAGGAACAAGCCGCAGCGTGATTATCTGGAACGGCCGGATGTTGAATCGAACTTTGCGCCCATCTGTTTCCAGTTGTTCTTTGTTGTTTTCCAACAGGTCGGCCACATAACAGGAGGCAAGCTCGAAGCCTGCGGTCAATTCGACGGGACCTCGGCACTGTGCGGCTTCGTAGAGCCTTACGATGATCCCGCTTCCGTCCTCGGCCTGTTTGATGGTTTCGACAAAGACGTTTTCTCGGTCCAGACGGACCATTGAAGCCAGGCGTTTAGGTTGTGTCGTTGGATTGTCACTCCGGTGCACGATCAGCGGATCGTTCAACGCATAAGCTCTGCGGACCGTTTCCATGCTCAGCTTGCCGCTGTGGGGTAATAAAGTGTATCTAAAACTGTGTCGACCTGTGTCCGCGCAGGGGTCCGGCATGGTAGGGCTTCGCAGCAGCGTGATCCGTATGATGTTGTCTCTAATATCATGGCCGTACTTGCAGTCATTAAGCAGGCTTACTCCATAATCGCCTTCGCTTAGGTCCACCCACTTTTGCGCACAGACTTCGAATTTCGCCCAGTCCCAGCTTGTATTGTGATGTGTAGGACGATCCACATGGCCCCACTGTATCTCGTAAGTTGCAACGTCAGAAAGGATCTCAACCGGAAATGCAGCTTTTAGCAGAACGTGTTTCTCCTGCCAGTCTATTTCGGTTGTGAACTCGATTGCTGGTGAGTTACGTGTAAGACTGATACGCTGAGTATATGAGCTGTTCAATATTTTACGCTTGATCTCAAGAGTAGCACGAAGCGGACCGGTTTCTGCAACCTTGACCGAATCTGCAGGGTTTGCCAGCCACATCTTATCGTTGTAGAAGATGTCGATGTCCCAAGCGTCCCAGTCTATCGGCCGATCCTCAAAGGCCTGCAATTGATTACCGATTGCATTTTCACTCAGCACCTGTCGTTGGCTGATCTTATCGTAGATGCTCGTTATATCTCCTTCGGTATTGAGCTCGATCTTTAGAAACTTATTTTCCAGCAGATTCTGAGAAACGGTCAAGGTGTTCCGGATCGGGTCCCTGTCTTTGGAGGAGATTGTGAGCGGCTGTATGCTGAATTCTTCGATTCTGCCGAGGTCGATGAGCGTGCCGTCTTCGGTGTTCTGGGTTGTCAGAATTTCACCTTGCGAAGTGGTTAGAGTTTCGTTTTCATTCAGCCTGGTGTCCAGCCAGGCGAGATCTGTACGGCAGAAAGAAGTCGGATTTGCTACGATCAGCCCGGAATTCATTTTCGAAGACAGCGTGTTCAGAGCGGACTTTTTGATTTCATCTGTAATCTGTTCTACCTGGGCATACTGCTCCAGAGAGTCTTCGTAGACTTCACCGATGCTGCTGCCGGGTATGATATCGTGGAACTGGTTGAGGCATACCAGCTTCCATGCCCTCGTCAATTCATCGTACGGATAGGCGTATCCGTTGTCGGTCAATGCCGCCAGCGAAGCAAGCCACTCGGCGTCGTGCAGAGCAAACTCAGATCTTCGGTTTGCTTTCTTGTTGTTCGCCTGTGTTGTGTATGTGCCGCGGTGTCCTTCAAGGTAAAGCTCACCGTTCCATTTAGGTAAATCGCTGCCGCACTTCTTCTCGAGTTTCTTAAAAAAATCGATCACTTTGCCATGTTTGACTCTCGGCATGGAAGGGAAGTTTGCAGTGTTTGCGATGTTTTCCAGCATCTCACGCGTGGGCCCACCCCCGCCGTCACCATGTCCAAAGCAGGTCATAAGCTCGCTGTGACATTCCTTCTGCCTGCAGTTGGTCCATGTATTGAGCAGCTCTTCGGCTTTTGCGGTCCCGTTGTAGGTGACCCAGTCGCCCGATTTGGTCGTTCCAAGATGTGTCAGAACTTGAGTCCCATCAAGGCCCTCCCACATGAAGGTATCGTAAGGCATTTGGTTGTAACGGTTCCACGACATCTTCGTTGTAAAGAAGTATTCCAGGCCTGCCAGTTTCATGATCTGGGGCAGGTTGTATGCATAGCCGAAAACGTCCGGCAGCCACAGTACCGGCGACTCAGCTCCTTTGCCGAAATGCTCAGTAAAGAACCTGCGTCCGAGCAAAAACTGCCTGGCGAGCGATTCGGGCCCTGTGATATTGCAGTCCGCTTCAACCCACATGCCGCCGACAGTCTCCCACTTACCCTGCCGGACTTTTTCCCTGATGCTCTCGAAAAGCTCAGGATGGTCCTGCTTTACATATTCGTATAGTTGGGGCTGGCTTTGGGTGAAGATGTATTCGTCGAACTCGTTCATCAATGACAGAACGGTGTGGAATGACCGCCCGCACTTTTTACGGGTCTGCGCCAACGGCCAGACCCATGCTGCATCTATGTGCGAATGACCAATTGCGGAAATATTGACGTCCAGAGGATTACCGGCTCGTGCGATACCCTCTGTAAGCGTTTTATGTGCCTCAGGAACGCTGGCATAGAAACCTTTGGCAAGGGGCTCTCGCAGATTGAGGCATCTGAAGGCCTCGTCAAGTGAGTTGAGCACACGTTCTCTGGCTGGGTTGTTCACATCGAGCGCTGTGACACAGTCCAGAGCCATCCGGGCTACTGCGACGAAGTCCCGTGTTTCAGTGTCGATCGACACCACGTCACATCCCTGCATCAAAAGTTTCACATCCGACGTTCCCTCATATATTCCCCATCGCCCCGTATAGCCGTCAAGCGAGAGCAGGTGCTCCTCGCCGTCTATGCAGTCCTTTGGCAGATAGATGACCTTGTGATACTTATCCAGGCCCGCCAGAGGCTTGCCGTCAATATGTACCAGGGCCTCGGGATGGCAGAAATCCCAGCCGGGAGCTTCACCGATATTGAACGACAGGGCAACCGGCTCGCAGTCGGCCCATTCAGCAGGAACGGTAAACCTGCTCCGCAGCGTAAAGTTGCTGTACCACTGCCCCCAGTAAGTGCCTGGCTCGATGCGATCCCAGTTCGAATCGTCAACATCCAGGCCAATGTGTCCTTTCTCAGCGGCATTTTCATGCAGCAGATATTTAAACGGCTCGACTGCCTGTCTAGCCCTGCAAACAAGCGGTTCTATCAGTCGAAGTCTCGTTTGCAATTTTGCCAGCGTCAGGCGTTTTTCGTGTTTCATGGTGTTCGCTTCCTTGTGACTTCGCAATACATCACAACTTGATAAAATGATGAAACTTCGGCAAAGAGCTTGATTCTTCGCCCTTATCGACATAATCTAAGGCATTTGAATAAGATTGTCCATCATTATCGGAGAGGCACTTATGGCTGCAAGTTCTAAGATCATAGGCTCATCGTTGCCCAACATTCCATGGCAGGACCGCAAACCCGGATCCAGCGAGATCATGTGGCGGCACAGCGGCAACCCAGTAATATCCCGCGACCATATCCCGAGTTCCAACAGTATTTTCAACAGTGCGGTCGTTCCTTACAAGGACGGCTTTGCAGGAGTTTTCAGATGCGATAACAAAAACCGTCAGGCCTGGATACATAGCGGCCAGAGCACGGATGGTATCAATTTCGAGATCGACCATGAACCGATAGACTTTGAGTGCGCCGAACCCGATATTGCAGAAAGGGTAGAATGGTACGACCCCCGGGTCCTATGGCTGGAAGACCGCTACTATGTCACCTGGTGCAATTTCTACCACGGACCGACCATCGGCGTGGGCTACACCTACGACTTCAAGAAATTCTACCAGATGGAAAACGCGTTCCTGCCCTACAATCGCAACGGCGTGTTTTTCCCTCGCAAGATCAACGGCCGATATGCCATGCTCAGCAGGCCCAGTGACGCAGGCCATACCGCATACGGTGACATCTTCTATAGCGAAAGTCCCGACATGTGCTACTGGGGCAAACATCGCTTCGTCATGGGCACAACCATCGGCTGGCAGTCAAAGAAGATCGGCCCCGGCCCAGTACCCATAGAGACTACCGAAGGCTGGCTTATGTTCTATCACGGCGTTCTCTATAGCTGCAACGGCTTCGTCTACAGCATGGGCGCTGCTCTGCTCGACATCGATAAACCCTGGAAAGTAGTCGCCCGCACAAAGCCGTATCTGCTCTCGCCTCAGGAATTGTACGAGTGCGTCGGCGATGTGCCGAACGTCGTTTTTCCCTGCGCCGCACTGACCGATGCTGACACCGGCCGAATTGCCGTCTACTACGGCTGCGCAGACACCGTGACCGGCCTCGCATTCTGCAAGGTCGATGAAATCATTGACTATATTAAGGGTAGCTCTAATAATTGCTTTTGAGCGGCAGGTAGAAGATTTTTGCGTTCCGGCAAGGAAGACAGATCAGCTTTAGTTGCCGCTAAAGCGGTTCTTGTCTGACGCCGCTCGGAATCAAAAAGATTCGCTTGTCCGCCAAAATGAATTGTTAGAGGTACCCTTAAGCAATATTCCCATTAGACGCTATATTGCGAAGGCTTCTAGAAGTGTTTCAAAACTGCTTTTGGCTTCTCGGTGAGCAATTTTTTCGGCTCGGCAAGGCGAGCGAAATTGGTAATAGCCGAAACTATGGCCGATTTTGCTCAACGCAGCCGAACGGAAAAAGGGCAGCCGAAAGACAAATCTGAGTTTTGAAATAGTTTCTAAGAACCTGGACAGGAGATTTTCATGAAAGAACGAATTTTTGTTTCGCCTATTCCAAGATCGTTGACTTTGACGTTCATTTTTGTTTGTTTGTGCGGCTTTCCGCAAATTTTAAAAGCGGAGAAGCCCCAAAGGCACTTGTTCACCGAGGCTCTGCTGCTGGAAAACGCCGGAATGTATGGCCGACGCCCGGTGCATACAGATGCAGTTGTGCAGGAAATAATCACGGGTTCCTGGCAGGCTCCGAATGACGGCCAGGCCTTCATGCTTGCCGATGGTACCGAAAAGAACTGGCGAAAAGTCACCGCCGATGATCAGGGCTGGTTTTCAGAGAAGGGCAGGGGCGGCTACCTCTACGCCACCTACACCAGCGACAGCGAAAAAGTCATGCTGCTGCACATGATGGGCAACAGCATGGCCTATGTCAACGGCGTGCCTCGCGTGGGCAGCCGCTATCAGTACCGCGATGCCAACAATCCTTGGGAACCGAACTTCGACCTGACATATCTGCCGGTCAAACTAAAAAAGGGCGTCAACGAATTTCTCTTCAAACGCACCTGGCGTTCCGGCGGCAGGGTTAAGGCCGAGCTGATCAGCCCCGAATCGCAGATCATGATCATACCGAATGATACGACGCTGCCCGATCTGCTAGTCGGAGACCCCGTCGACACAGTCGGCGCGACTGTCATAGCTAATTGTACGGGCAAGGCTTTGGACAGTCTGTACCTGCGTACCAGTTGGGCCGGTGATAAGCAACCCGCCTCCATAAAAGTACCAGTCATCCAGCCCATGTCAGTTCGAAAAGTGGCATTTGCTTTGAAACGCCCTGAGTTTGAATCTGCGGGCAAAAAGCAGGTCGAAGTCTCAGTCGTCCAGCAGATTGGAAGCTGGCGATACAAGACACTGCACAGCCGAACGATCCCGATCCAGGTCAAGCAGCCCCACGAAACTCACAAACGCACCTTCATCAGTGACATCGATAAAAGCGTCCAATACTTTGCCGTTACGCCCGCATCACCGCTCGACGGCAAGAACGAAAACCTCGCAATGGTCTACAGCGTCCACGGTGCCAGCGTCGAAGCATTGAACCAGGCCGCCTCATATGCCCCCAAATCCTGGTGCAACATCGTCTCGCCTACCAACCGCAGGCCCTACGGCTTCGACTGGGAAGACTGGGGCCGAACGGACCTGCTGGAAGTCATGGAAATCGCCGAGCAGCAGTTCAATCCCGATCCCTCGCGTGTCTATCTGACAGGCCATTCGATGGGCGGTCACGGCACATGGATCAACGGATCGACATTCCCCGACAAGTTCGCAGCCGTGGGCCCCAGTGCCGGCTGGATCAGCTTCCATTCTTATCGTGGTGCTGAAAAAACGAAAAATGCCTCGCCTATCGAAAAGATGCTCACCCGTGCGGAAAATCCAAGCGACACTATATCCCTGGCCGAAAACCTCGAGCACAAGGGCATCTACATCATCCACGGAAGTGCGGACGACAACGTTCCCGCCAGCGAATCATACCTTATGATGGATAAGCTCAAAACTTTCCACAAGGACTACATGTACTACGAAGAGCCGGGCGCGGGTCACTGGTGGGACGATCCCAATACCGCCGGCGCTGAATGCGTCGACTGGCCGCCCATGTTCGATTTCTTCGCACGTCACCGTCTGCCCCGAGACGAAGAAATACGTCAGGTTGATTTCGTCACGGCAAATCCTGGCGTTTCTGCCTGGTCGCACTTGGCGGGCATCGAGGCCCAGCAAAAGCACCTCGAGCCCAGCCGCATCAGCATCCGCTGTAATCCGCCTGAGCGTGCGTTCATCGGCACAACCGAAAACGTTGCAAGGCTTAGCCTGAAACTGGACCATCTGCCCGCCGGCGAACCTGTAAGCGTAACCCTGGATGGCTGGAAGATCGAAAACATTGACTGGCCCGAAAAAGCTCAGATCTGGCTCGCAAACAGGGGCGGTCAATGGCAGCAGATCGGCCCGGCACCAACTGCCGAAAAGGGCCCACACCGCAATGGTCCGTTCAAAACAGCGTTCGATCACAACATGATGTTTGTCTACGGCACAAACGGGACTGCCGCTGAGAACAAGTGGGCACGCACAAAGGCCCGCTTCGATGCCGAACAATGGTGGTACCAGGGCAACGGCTCAGTGGACATTATCTCAGACGTTGAGTTCAACAGCGCATTCGACGCCCCAGCCGACGACAAACTCTCTTCCTACGCTGATCCCGATCGAGGCGTGATTCTCTACGGCAACGCCAATACAAACACCGCATGGAAAACCCTGCTCGCCGACAGTCCGATCCAGGTTAAACGCAGAAAAGTCACCATCGGCAAACGCGAAATTACCGGCGATGATCTCGCGTGTCTTTTCCTCAGGCCCCACGCCGACAGTGATACCGCGTGTGTCGGCGTAGTGAGTGGCACAGGCCTGCTCGGCCAGCGGCTGACCGAACGCGTGACCTATCTCTTCGCGGGCTGCAGCTACCCGGACTACACTGTCATCGGACCGGACATGCTCACCGAAGGCACCAAAGGCGTTCTCGCAGCGGGCTGTTTTGGCAACGACTGGACCGTCGAAAATGGCGAGTTCGTCATTACCAACCGCGAGACCGGCGAACAGAAATCCAGCGAGCTGCCTGCCTACATTGATATAGATCCTCGTCCGTTCGTCCATCCACGGCATTACATCGCCGGAAAGGTTTCCGAGCCGATCACCATCGACGGCAAGCTCGATGAGCCCGGCTGGCGCAAAGCACCCTGGACCGAGCCGCACGTCGATATCGAAGGCATGATGACGGACAAAAAGCCCTATCTCAGGACCCAGACGAAGATGATATGGGATGATGAATGCCTCTACATCGGTGCCAAACTCCATGATCCGCACATCTGGGGCACGATCACTGAGCGAAATGCCGTCATTTTCCACGACAACGACTTTGAAGTATTCCTCGATCCCGATGGTGACAGCCACAACTATTTCGAATTCGAGATGAACGCTTTGAATACGGTCTGGAACCTGCTGCTCGACAAGCCCTACAAGCACGGCGGCAATCCTGTTATACGAGAAATGCCCGGACAGAAGACAGGCGTTTTCGTTAAAGGCACGCTCAACGATCCCAGCGACGAGGACGAGTACTGGACGGTGGAGATTGCCTTCCCATTCGAGGGCATCGAGGAATATGCCGGCACTGCCTGTCCGCCGGCCGACGGCGATCAGTGGCGGATAAACTTCTCACGCGTACAGTGGCAGCACGAGGTCGTAGACGGCAAGTATGTCCGCGTACCCGCTCGCGACGAAAAGAACCCGAGCGTTCACGAGAGCAACTGGATATGGTCACCACAGGGCAGGATCAATATGCATCGGCCCGAGACCTGGGGCTATCTGCAATTCTCCGCCCAGCCGCCAGGCAGCAACATTGCATTTACACCGGATCCAACCGCCCATGCCCGATACCTTCTGCACAAAGTTCTCTATGCCCAGGAAGGATACAAACTCAGGCACGGATCCTACGCTGCCGATCTCAAAGATCTCGGATTGCAAAATTTGACGGATGAATCGCTCGCCGGGCCAATAGAGCTGCAAAGCGACGGCAAGGCCTATACCGCAACTGCCAAAGTCATTCTTCCCGATGATAAGACTGCAACAGTCTACATAGCTCATACAGGCCGCACCTGGACAGAGTATTGATTGACTTGACGCAGTTTTGGAATTGTTTATAAAAAGACCAGAGGCAGAGTTAGAATATCGCATCTGCCCCTGGTCTTTCCCGCAAAAATCTGTTGGCTGTCGCCTAAACGGATTTTCTCTTTTTCGACACGTCATCATTGTCGCACGCTTGAGGTGCTGAATCAGGCCTTATCGCATCGGCTGTCTCATCAAGATTGCGACCCCCGACAACCCGGCCATCATCTGCTTCGTCTGCCTGCTGCGTCTTCAGCTTTCTGTACATGTAGCGCATATCCATAAAGCCGCCGATCGTAAACCAGACAGTCAGCACAACTGACATCGACAGAATCAGCCATGTCCATATCTGCCAGAAGCTCAACCAGGCATTCTTTGAAATGCCGCCTTCGTTTGTCTTCTGTATAATGTTGCCCACGATGAATATTATAAACCACACCAGGGGCCATGCCAGTGTCACTAAAGCGATCACAGTGTCGCGTTTTGTGAACTCCCTTGTAAAGCCCAGCTTTTGCCAAACAGTCTTAGCATCGTGCAGCGAAACGGATTCTTCTCCTTTGATCTTGTATTTGCCGCGATGCAGCATGCGATCCATATTGAATGCTTTCTTTCTGCCAATCAGTGAAACAGCTACATAAACGCTCACAGATATCACAATGGCGCAGAAAGTGATCTCCTGGCCTGTCAGGAAAAAGTCCGGATTGATGAATTGCTTGATAACCATCCCGACCAGCGACGTGACCATTCCGATTATCATAGAGGCCCACGCCGCCGCAGTCGTACCCTTGGACCAGTAAAGACCTCCAATTATCACCGTACCCGCACCGGCCGTGAACACCGAAGCCGATATCGCACAATACATAGCGATGTGCTGCGTATGTTTGAAAAACAGACTGAACAGAAAA comes from the Anaerohalosphaera lusitana genome and includes:
- a CDS encoding GH36-type glycosyl hydrolase domain-containing protein, which produces MTGKMMKYGYFDEKNREYVIDRCDVPVSFTNYLGLENMCTVISHNSGGYSFKGSPEYGRITRFRPNGVPLDRPGHYVYLRDDETGKYWTVSWQPVGIDLKEAEYVCRHGLSYSKFECKYNGIIAEKTLFVPLGHDVELWDVKVTNTSDRKRAISLFSYVEFSLHQIDLDNKDFQMGLYASGSSCTEGVIDYTFFYHPDMHHFMTADFEPDSYDCVRDEFIGNYRSESNPAAVENGRCSNSSKLGGNHCGSLHKQFEIEPGQTIRAVLMLGAGGAEQGKKTRKMFADHSVVDKAFEQIKNYWRSRLANYQCITPDEGANVMLNTWTPYQAATCVTWSRFASFIEVGGRTGLGYRDTAQDTISSSYLQPDKVKQRLVELMRAQTSEGFGLHLFDPAMMDESGDAKANLPTVLLSGDSDQSVHIPELKDVCSDDALWLVAAVCEYLKETGDIDFLETEVTFADEGSATVYEHLKKALDFSAKHVADNGICQGLRADWNDCINLRGGQSSMVTFMHYWALRLFNEVAAYLNRDDDSERYSEIASRIKQAAAANLWDGQWYLRGFTAEGRKIGTDEDEEGKLFLNAQSWAVMSGLSEHDKAIRAMDAAYDKLFDRYGLHLLWPAYSKPDDGVGFVTRVYKGIKENASIFSHPNPWAIIAECMLGRGDRAFEYYTAMLPFYQNDMMEIRQAEPYSYCQFVMGKDHTDHGRARHPWLTGSAGWFYTAATKWILGVRPTFKGLEVDPCVPKDWDEFSIVRKWRGSTFNISVKNPDHVSKGVKSIKLNGQEITGLIPVQQPGTDNDVQVLMG
- a CDS encoding alpha-mannosidase, which encodes MKHEKRLTLAKLQTRLRLIEPLVCRARQAVEPFKYLLHENAAEKGHIGLDVDDSNWDRIEPGTYWGQWYSNFTLRSRFTVPAEWADCEPVALSFNIGEAPGWDFCHPEALVHIDGKPLAGLDKYHKVIYLPKDCIDGEEHLLSLDGYTGRWGIYEGTSDVKLLMQGCDVVSIDTETRDFVAVARMALDCVTALDVNNPARERVLNSLDEAFRCLNLREPLAKGFYASVPEAHKTLTEGIARAGNPLDVNISAIGHSHIDAAWVWPLAQTRKKCGRSFHTVLSLMNEFDEYIFTQSQPQLYEYVKQDHPELFESIREKVRQGKWETVGGMWVEADCNITGPESLARQFLLGRRFFTEHFGKGAESPVLWLPDVFGYAYNLPQIMKLAGLEYFFTTKMSWNRYNQMPYDTFMWEGLDGTQVLTHLGTTKSGDWVTYNGTAKAEELLNTWTNCRQKECHSELMTCFGHGDGGGGPTREMLENIANTANFPSMPRVKHGKVIDFFKKLEKKCGSDLPKWNGELYLEGHRGTYTTQANNKKANRRSEFALHDAEWLASLAALTDNGYAYPYDELTRAWKLVCLNQFHDIIPGSSIGEVYEDSLEQYAQVEQITDEIKKSALNTLSSKMNSGLIVANPTSFCRTDLAWLDTRLNENETLTTSQGEILTTQNTEDGTLIDLGRIEEFSIQPLTISSKDRDPIRNTLTVSQNLLENKFLKIELNTEGDITSIYDKISQRQVLSENAIGNQLQAFEDRPIDWDAWDIDIFYNDKMWLANPADSVKVAETGPLRATLEIKRKILNSSYTQRISLTRNSPAIEFTTEIDWQEKHVLLKAAFPVEILSDVATYEIQWGHVDRPTHHNTSWDWAKFEVCAQKWVDLSEGDYGVSLLNDCKYGHDIRDNIIRITLLRSPTMPDPCADTGRHSFRYTLLPHSGKLSMETVRRAYALNDPLIVHRSDNPTTQPKRLASMVRLDRENVFVETIKQAEDGSGIIVRLYEAAQCRGPVELTAGFELASCYVADLLENNKEQLETDGRKVRFNIRPFQIITLRLVPAKS
- a CDS encoding prolyl oligopeptidase family serine peptidase; the encoded protein is MKERIFVSPIPRSLTLTFIFVCLCGFPQILKAEKPQRHLFTEALLLENAGMYGRRPVHTDAVVQEIITGSWQAPNDGQAFMLADGTEKNWRKVTADDQGWFSEKGRGGYLYATYTSDSEKVMLLHMMGNSMAYVNGVPRVGSRYQYRDANNPWEPNFDLTYLPVKLKKGVNEFLFKRTWRSGGRVKAELISPESQIMIIPNDTTLPDLLVGDPVDTVGATVIANCTGKALDSLYLRTSWAGDKQPASIKVPVIQPMSVRKVAFALKRPEFESAGKKQVEVSVVQQIGSWRYKTLHSRTIPIQVKQPHETHKRTFISDIDKSVQYFAVTPASPLDGKNENLAMVYSVHGASVEALNQAASYAPKSWCNIVSPTNRRPYGFDWEDWGRTDLLEVMEIAEQQFNPDPSRVYLTGHSMGGHGTWINGSTFPDKFAAVGPSAGWISFHSYRGAEKTKNASPIEKMLTRAENPSDTISLAENLEHKGIYIIHGSADDNVPASESYLMMDKLKTFHKDYMYYEEPGAGHWWDDPNTAGAECVDWPPMFDFFARHRLPRDEEIRQVDFVTANPGVSAWSHLAGIEAQQKHLEPSRISIRCNPPERAFIGTTENVARLSLKLDHLPAGEPVSVTLDGWKIENIDWPEKAQIWLANRGGQWQQIGPAPTAEKGPHRNGPFKTAFDHNMMFVYGTNGTAAENKWARTKARFDAEQWWYQGNGSVDIISDVEFNSAFDAPADDKLSSYADPDRGVILYGNANTNTAWKTLLADSPIQVKRRKVTIGKREITGDDLACLFLRPHADSDTACVGVVSGTGLLGQRLTERVTYLFAGCSYPDYTVIGPDMLTEGTKGVLAAGCFGNDWTVENGEFVITNRETGEQKSSELPAYIDIDPRPFVHPRHYIAGKVSEPITIDGKLDEPGWRKAPWTEPHVDIEGMMTDKKPYLRTQTKMIWDDECLYIGAKLHDPHIWGTITERNAVIFHDNDFEVFLDPDGDSHNYFEFEMNALNTVWNLLLDKPYKHGGNPVIREMPGQKTGVFVKGTLNDPSDEDEYWTVEIAFPFEGIEEYAGTACPPADGDQWRINFSRVQWQHEVVDGKYVRVPARDEKNPSVHESNWIWSPQGRINMHRPETWGYLQFSAQPPGSNIAFTPDPTAHARYLLHKVLYAQEGYKLRHGSYAADLKDLGLQNLTDESLAGPIELQSDGKAYTATAKVILPDDKTATVYIAHTGRTWTEY
- a CDS encoding glycoside hydrolase family 130 protein, translated to MAASSKIIGSSLPNIPWQDRKPGSSEIMWRHSGNPVISRDHIPSSNSIFNSAVVPYKDGFAGVFRCDNKNRQAWIHSGQSTDGINFEIDHEPIDFECAEPDIAERVEWYDPRVLWLEDRYYVTWCNFYHGPTIGVGYTYDFKKFYQMENAFLPYNRNGVFFPRKINGRYAMLSRPSDAGHTAYGDIFYSESPDMCYWGKHRFVMGTTIGWQSKKIGPGPVPIETTEGWLMFYHGVLYSCNGFVYSMGAALLDIDKPWKVVARTKPYLLSPQELYECVGDVPNVVFPCAALTDADTGRIAVYYGCADTVTGLAFCKVDEIIDYIKGSSNNCF